One region of Bacterioplanoides sp. SCSIO 12839 genomic DNA includes:
- a CDS encoding M17 family metallopeptidase translates to MSAVLLSAAQASSVIPNSVIALTVLEKQDYSHWLENQPATIQSWLSAMNFSSGAQLLPAADGSAASAVFVCESLDDFFAAGDLSAQLPAGQYQIHNITDADALLAIAFAWGVGAYRFEKYKSNDKPQAQLVLADDDVLKAANDMVQAVRWTRDLINTPAGDMMPQHLAAATEEIAEQFGASVTQVIGDDLLSQNYPTIHAVGRASEHAPRLIDLRWGNPQAPKITLVGKGVCFDSGGLDLKPSAAMRLMKKDMGGAAQVLGLAYLIMSQQLPVHLRVLIPAVENAVSSNAFRPGDVITTRKGTTVEIDNTDAEGRLVLCDALTEAVTDQPEIIFDFATLTGACRVALGTELPGFFTNQLQLAGDLMQQGNKVTDPVWQLPLHKPYKDMLKSDVADMTNSVPGPFGGAITAALYLEHFVDETPWVHFDVMAWNNRKLPGRPTGGEAMGIRAVFAYLQNRYGS, encoded by the coding sequence ATGTCTGCCGTTTTATTAAGTGCCGCTCAAGCCAGCTCAGTTATTCCAAACTCTGTTATTGCATTAACCGTTCTGGAAAAACAGGATTACAGCCACTGGCTGGAAAACCAACCAGCCACCATTCAGTCGTGGTTGAGCGCGATGAACTTCAGCTCAGGAGCGCAATTATTACCGGCCGCCGATGGCAGTGCCGCCAGCGCCGTGTTTGTGTGTGAATCTTTAGATGATTTTTTTGCCGCCGGTGATTTATCCGCACAGCTGCCTGCCGGCCAATATCAAATTCACAACATCACCGATGCGGATGCATTGCTCGCCATTGCCTTTGCCTGGGGCGTCGGTGCCTATCGCTTTGAAAAATACAAAAGCAACGACAAGCCACAAGCGCAATTGGTGCTGGCCGATGATGATGTATTAAAAGCCGCCAACGATATGGTACAAGCGGTGCGCTGGACTCGTGACCTGATTAATACCCCGGCGGGCGATATGATGCCGCAACATCTGGCTGCCGCAACTGAAGAAATTGCTGAGCAGTTTGGCGCTTCCGTCACTCAGGTCATCGGTGACGATTTATTATCTCAGAACTACCCCACCATTCATGCCGTTGGCCGTGCCAGCGAACATGCGCCGCGGTTAATTGATTTACGCTGGGGCAATCCACAGGCACCTAAAATCACCTTGGTGGGTAAAGGTGTTTGTTTTGACAGCGGCGGGCTGGATTTAAAACCCTCAGCCGCGATGCGTTTAATGAAAAAAGACATGGGTGGTGCTGCTCAGGTATTGGGGCTGGCGTATTTAATTATGTCACAACAGCTGCCGGTTCATTTACGGGTATTAATTCCGGCGGTTGAAAACGCGGTGAGTTCCAATGCTTTCCGCCCCGGCGATGTGATTACCACCCGTAAAGGCACCACGGTCGAAATTGATAACACCGATGCCGAAGGCCGACTGGTGTTGTGTGACGCTTTAACCGAAGCCGTAACCGACCAGCCGGAGATTATTTTTGATTTTGCCACCCTTACTGGCGCTTGTCGTGTGGCACTGGGCACCGAACTGCCCGGCTTTTTTACCAACCAGTTGCAACTGGCCGGTGATTTAATGCAACAAGGCAACAAGGTAACCGATCCGGTCTGGCAATTGCCGCTGCATAAACCTTACAAAGACATGTTAAAAAGTGACGTCGCTGATATGACCAACTCAGTTCCGGGGCCATTTGGCGGCGCCATTACCGCGGCGTTGTATCTGGAGCACTTTGTTGATGAAACCCCATGGGTTCACTTTGATGTCATGGCATGGAATAACCGCAAATTACCGGGCCGCCCAACCGGCGGTGAAGCCATGGGCATTCGCGCGGTGTTCGCTTATTTGCAGAACCGTTACGGCAGTTAA
- a CDS encoding MbnH family di-heme enzyme — MPRFIQLMLPLLATFLGACQESEYQRLQDTPAEGITLLQLNPTAGFAMPVVPETNPLTDAKVELGRHLFYDKQLSSNQQQSCESCHEQDKAFSDGVALPHGTTGDLLARNSQTLTNVAYNINYTWANPRLTTLEQQILIPLTAEDPIEIGINDANLNEILQRFRDQLLYQDLFSAAFPEEADPFSLANVIKALASFNRILISDRSPFDRGDLSQSAQRGRDLFFSEKADCFHCHDSFNFSQSSKNVNSLTIPSQRFFNNGLYNLSQDGDYPQNNQGAFGVTGNVNDKGSFRPPTLRNVELTAPYMHDGSIATLEGVVEFYANGGRHIQSSDDIDNLAIINESLGLPADAISHLQGDGRDNPNKQANGFVSGFVASEQEKADLVAFLKSLTDREFITDPRFAKPQALIERDARLN, encoded by the coding sequence ATGCCCCGTTTCATTCAGTTGATGCTGCCATTATTGGCCACGTTCTTAGGCGCCTGTCAGGAGTCTGAGTACCAACGCTTGCAAGACACTCCGGCAGAAGGCATTACCCTGTTACAGTTAAACCCAACAGCTGGTTTTGCAATGCCGGTGGTGCCCGAAACAAATCCATTAACAGATGCAAAAGTTGAACTGGGGCGTCACTTATTTTACGACAAACAATTATCGTCCAATCAGCAACAGAGCTGTGAGTCTTGCCACGAACAAGATAAAGCCTTTAGTGATGGTGTTGCCCTGCCCCACGGCACCACCGGGGATTTATTAGCCCGTAATTCACAAACACTGACCAATGTGGCCTACAACATTAATTACACCTGGGCCAACCCCCGCTTAACCACATTGGAACAACAAATCTTAATTCCACTGACGGCAGAAGACCCGATTGAAATTGGCATTAACGATGCCAATTTAAATGAAATTCTGCAGCGCTTCCGTGATCAGCTGCTGTATCAGGATTTATTCAGTGCCGCCTTTCCAGAAGAAGCCGACCCGTTTTCATTGGCGAATGTGATCAAAGCATTAGCGTCGTTTAACCGGATTTTAATTTCAGACCGTTCGCCATTTGATCGTGGTGACCTCAGCCAATCAGCCCAACGTGGCCGTGATTTATTTTTTAGCGAAAAAGCCGATTGTTTCCACTGCCATGACAGCTTTAATTTTTCACAATCGAGTAAAAATGTTAATTCGCTGACCATTCCCAGCCAGCGATTTTTTAACAACGGTTTATATAATCTGAGCCAGGACGGCGACTACCCACAAAATAATCAGGGTGCTTTTGGTGTGACGGGTAATGTGAATGATAAAGGCAGCTTCCGCCCACCTACTTTGCGCAATGTCGAATTAACCGCGCCCTACATGCACGATGGCAGCATTGCCACGCTGGAAGGTGTGGTGGAGTTTTACGCTAACGGTGGTCGTCATATTCAATCCAGTGACGACATCGATAATTTAGCCATTATTAATGAATCACTGGGGCTGCCTGCCGATGCCATCAGCCATTTACAGGGCGATGGTCGGGATAATCCGAACAAACAAGCCAATGGCTTTGTCTCTGGTTTTGTTGCCAGCGAACAGGAAAAAGCCGACTTAGTCGCATTTCTGAAAAGTTTAACGGATCGGGAATTTATTACCGACCCACGTTTTGCCAAACCTCAAGCGCTGATTGAGCGTGATGCCCGCCTGAATTAA
- a CDS encoding peptidoglycan DD-metalloendopeptidase family protein: MKLSSIIIFLIWLSPFYITEQADAQKVYKYKDKTGNWVFGDKPPEDNQITAKSFELQSSNTKKPSVTVKQSKHNGGYSVVVNNPLHTEIHIQLVSRSKPRRILYSEVVAKTSEKTLYRGKDKLKYRYRWSVGEMNSPHDPCCWSLPFSHYKQLVISQGFNGKYSHQSPRSKYAVDIAMPMGTNILAAKGGTVFQVRDGFALSGRSKYFLDKSNSIKIAHEDGSYSLYVHLLEGSLRVKEGDQVVQGQIIAQSGNSGYSTGPHLHFAVMRNRNMNVISVPFKFLNSDTNQIFTPEKGMSLQNVGTKEPRR; the protein is encoded by the coding sequence TTGAAATTATCTTCCATTATTATCTTTCTTATATGGCTATCCCCCTTCTACATCACAGAACAGGCTGACGCCCAAAAGGTATACAAATACAAAGATAAAACAGGTAACTGGGTTTTTGGGGACAAACCACCCGAAGACAATCAGATCACTGCCAAATCATTCGAGCTGCAAAGTAGTAATACCAAAAAGCCATCTGTCACTGTGAAACAGTCAAAACATAATGGGGGATATTCCGTCGTAGTAAACAATCCGCTACACACCGAAATCCATATTCAACTTGTGAGCAGAAGTAAGCCAAGGCGAATTTTGTATAGTGAAGTAGTTGCCAAAACCTCCGAAAAGACCCTCTACCGCGGTAAAGATAAGCTTAAATACCGCTACAGATGGTCTGTTGGTGAAATGAACTCCCCACATGACCCTTGTTGTTGGTCATTACCTTTCAGCCACTACAAGCAACTCGTCATATCCCAGGGCTTTAATGGCAAGTACTCACACCAATCTCCCCGTTCAAAATACGCAGTGGATATTGCCATGCCTATGGGAACCAATATTTTAGCCGCAAAAGGCGGTACTGTATTTCAGGTACGGGATGGCTTCGCTTTATCAGGTCGAAGCAAATATTTTCTTGATAAATCCAACAGCATAAAAATCGCACACGAAGATGGATCATATAGTCTTTATGTACATCTACTGGAAGGTAGCCTGAGAGTTAAAGAGGGAGATCAGGTTGTGCAGGGCCAGATAATCGCACAATCAGGAAATAGTGGTTATTCAACAGGACCTCATCTGCACTTTGCAGTCATGCGAAATCGGAATATGAATGTGATTTCAGTGCCTTTTAAATTTCTTAATTCAGACACAAATCAAATATTTACTCCTGAAAAAGGCATGTCTCTGCAAAATGTGGGTACTAAAGAACCCCGGCGTTAG
- a CDS encoding alkaline phosphatase — MPLSSVSVSRRQFMLTGAASALSYTAYSRSDRQPTYAEQTDHAADGFPFQHGVASGDPLQNKVILWTRITPPSDELAIHYRWRIASDPEFHQVVNQGQGYTNAERDFTVKVDADLLVPGQSYYYVFEALGQRSDIGRTKTLPEGDVDHLRIAFTSCSNYAHGYFNVYKEIARRADLDVVLHLGDYIYEYSNREQSLVTGRVHQPPHVTRTLADYRQRHACYKTDRDLQEVHRQHPFIVIWDDHEVANNAWGSVSDGKGGADNHTLDDGEWRQRLSGAVRAYMEWMPIREQVDTLGQYQIYRQFRFGDLLDLNMLDTRLAGRDQQSDDPQIRDAESRTLLGYEQEQWLEDNLAQAQQEGVIWKLLGQQVMMAQFSINQSPLNHDQWDGYPAARQRLFNAVKQAQVDNFVVLTGDIHSSWALALNEDPFADQPDDNLGVELVTPAVSSPGIESEARAAVAATSLESLLPHLNFVDFYFRGYVLLDINPQRIQAEWWVVDNVERPRYASECLRALVIPAGQAQLSPAHSLTQAKPSAAAAPAFSEEFAYLRQWRRDHGRYRLEGVLATNAGVL, encoded by the coding sequence ATGCCGCTCTCTTCTGTTTCCGTCAGCCGTCGACAATTTATGCTTACCGGTGCCGCTTCGGCGTTGTCGTATACCGCGTACAGTCGTTCTGACCGACAGCCCACTTATGCTGAACAAACGGATCATGCCGCCGATGGTTTTCCGTTTCAGCATGGAGTCGCCAGCGGTGATCCGCTGCAGAATAAGGTCATTCTCTGGACCCGGATTACGCCACCGTCTGATGAGCTGGCTATTCATTACCGCTGGCGCATTGCAAGCGATCCGGAATTCCATCAGGTAGTGAATCAGGGGCAGGGGTATACCAATGCCGAGCGTGACTTTACGGTGAAGGTAGATGCAGATCTCTTAGTGCCGGGGCAAAGTTATTATTATGTGTTTGAAGCGTTGGGCCAACGTTCGGACATTGGCCGCACCAAAACTCTGCCAGAAGGCGATGTCGATCATTTACGCATCGCCTTTACTTCCTGCTCTAACTACGCCCATGGCTACTTCAACGTTTACAAAGAAATCGCTCGGCGGGCGGATCTGGATGTGGTGTTGCACCTTGGGGATTACATTTACGAATACAGCAATCGCGAACAGAGCCTGGTTACCGGGCGTGTGCACCAGCCGCCGCATGTCACCCGCACGCTGGCTGATTATCGGCAGCGTCATGCTTGTTATAAAACCGATCGCGATCTGCAGGAAGTGCATCGCCAGCACCCGTTTATTGTGATCTGGGATGACCATGAAGTGGCAAATAATGCCTGGGGTTCGGTTTCTGATGGCAAAGGAGGCGCTGATAACCATACGCTGGATGATGGTGAATGGCGTCAGCGGTTATCGGGTGCTGTGCGTGCCTATATGGAATGGATGCCCATTCGAGAGCAGGTGGATACGCTGGGCCAATACCAGATTTATCGCCAGTTTCGTTTTGGTGACTTGTTAGACCTGAATATGCTGGATACCCGTTTGGCAGGGCGTGATCAGCAGTCGGACGATCCACAAATTCGGGATGCGGAGTCACGCACTTTGTTGGGTTATGAACAAGAGCAATGGCTGGAAGATAACTTAGCGCAGGCCCAGCAAGAGGGCGTGATCTGGAAGTTGTTAGGGCAACAGGTGATGATGGCGCAGTTCAGTATTAATCAGTCACCGCTGAATCACGATCAGTGGGATGGTTATCCGGCGGCCCGTCAGCGGCTTTTTAATGCAGTGAAACAAGCACAAGTGGATAATTTTGTGGTGCTCACCGGAGATATTCACTCCAGTTGGGCGTTAGCACTGAACGAGGATCCGTTTGCCGATCAACCCGACGACAACCTGGGGGTGGAACTGGTCACACCCGCGGTCAGCTCTCCGGGTATCGAGAGTGAGGCCCGTGCTGCCGTGGCCGCTACGTCACTTGAATCGTTATTGCCTCACCTGAACTTTGTCGATTTTTATTTCCGCGGTTATGTATTACTGGATATTAATCCTCAGCGCATACAAGCAGAGTGGTGGGTGGTTGATAACGTCGAGCGTCCGCGGTACGCCAGTGAATGTTTACGGGCGTTGGTAATTCCGGCCGGACAGGCACAGTTGTCGCCTGCACACTCTTTAACTCAGGCAAAACCCAGCGCAGCTGCAGCACCGGCTTTCTCAGAAGAATTTGCCTACTTACGGCAATGGCGGCGCGATCATGGCCGTTATCGGTTAGAGGGCGTGCTGGCAACTAACGCCGGGGTTCTTTAG
- a CDS encoding MbnP family copper-binding protein gives MKLSAISHLSFAALLAAGLSACGGSSSSDSDTEQGTTDINLSFAAQLNSAELQCGLNSETVGSAQTPADIKYFGAYISELEVATATGEFQKVTLNSAENSDVERGISLITFCGNQDAVSEETKVYNQIQGTVTESADYTRVRFTLGVPEQYNHLDATQTEGILAKSIFMHWNWTAGYKHIRMDVAGWNIHLGSTNCSGEGKEDPDSICSNDNRPTYTLDNMDLSADKIVFDYATLVNNSDVSMNTEMTPPGCMSGGTDPECGEIFKALGLDLATGQCLNNNCDTQEWVRVEKK, from the coding sequence ATGAAACTTTCAGCCATTTCCCATCTATCATTCGCAGCACTGCTGGCCGCTGGCTTAAGCGCTTGTGGTGGCAGTAGCAGCAGTGATTCAGATACAGAACAAGGCACAACCGATATCAACCTGAGCTTTGCGGCACAATTAAACAGCGCTGAATTGCAATGTGGTTTAAACAGCGAAACGGTTGGCAGTGCACAAACCCCAGCTGATATTAAATATTTTGGTGCGTATATTTCTGAGCTGGAAGTGGCGACCGCTACCGGTGAATTCCAGAAAGTGACTCTTAACAGTGCTGAAAATAGCGATGTCGAACGTGGTATCAGCCTGATTACCTTCTGTGGAAATCAGGACGCCGTGTCTGAAGAAACCAAAGTGTATAACCAGATTCAGGGCACTGTGACGGAGTCTGCTGATTACACCCGTGTTCGTTTTACTCTGGGTGTCCCTGAGCAATATAACCATCTGGATGCAACACAAACCGAAGGCATCCTGGCAAAAAGTATTTTTATGCACTGGAACTGGACAGCGGGTTATAAACATATCCGTATGGATGTTGCTGGCTGGAATATCCATCTGGGTTCAACCAACTGCAGCGGTGAAGGCAAAGAGGATCCTGATTCCATTTGTAGCAATGACAACCGCCCAACCTACACCCTGGACAATATGGACCTGAGCGCCGATAAGATTGTGTTTGATTACGCTACTCTGGTAAATAACTCGGACGTCAGCATGAATACAGAAATGACGCCACCGGGTTGTATGTCTGGTGGTACTGATCCTGAGTGTGGTGAAATTTTTAAAGCTCTGGGGCTGGATTTAGCCACCGGTCAATGCTTAAACAATAATTGTGACACTCAGGAATGGGTGCGCGTAGAAAAGAAATAG
- a CDS encoding TonB-dependent receptor yields the protein MLYRRIAGLSVISLVASVALPAYSIELDTVVVSSGDDSSLADVAQPVLVLDEQDLAQNPGASLGTLLEQQPGISNASFGPGVGRPVLRGMSGSRVKMMVNGHDTADLSAMSSDHAPMAEAANAHQVEVIQGPATLMFGGGAIGGVVNVLDNKIARQPRTELEGHVTARASSNDSGRELSAELNGGNGRYAWHIGGFDKSSDDYQAADSETVNNSDTDGKGLSLGLSRTDETKGFIGFSIFHSEYDYAVPNEEDEQTRVRPEQIRYDLKSSWLSPFSGVASWDNELSFNDYEHDELTRPTVEGLFDQETWEYNSRLRHQELFGWQGQLGVNVRWQTMKLCHDHDGCSEIPDYSDRPWNGGRGSLLRNDFPFAHNTPMPEAETLDLGYYFIEKTHWQHEQWGNGNIELGARMDFRTISLDEKTVDPSWRQHEGYYDDVNFAPLTLSAAATWNISSSQRWAISVARAQRAPDAQEMFWNGDHHATFSYQLDNPDLVEETAYTLDLNWILTTQRWLTRVAVYRYAFEDYIYNDLKALENPYHPDDAVYRYEQADAEFYGGEASVEYALTDSFQVLVQSDYVSAQLTEAVDGNKNLPRTPPATALLQLAWQHNQWQAEVENRWVMAQNKVASQETPAAAYQHFNVRMNYNTLLNSRYELLLGLQVNNLFDAPGQNHVSYLKEFAPLPGRNISLTTSLNF from the coding sequence ATGTTATATCGTCGTATTGCTGGTCTGTCTGTGATATCACTGGTCGCCTCTGTGGCGCTTCCTGCGTATTCAATCGAACTTGATACTGTTGTTGTCAGCTCTGGAGATGATTCATCGCTGGCGGATGTGGCACAGCCGGTTTTGGTTCTTGATGAACAGGACTTAGCGCAAAATCCGGGTGCTTCTCTGGGCACGTTGTTGGAACAGCAACCCGGCATCAGTAATGCCTCATTTGGCCCTGGGGTTGGTCGTCCGGTGTTACGAGGTATGAGCGGCAGCCGGGTGAAAATGATGGTGAATGGTCACGATACCGCCGACTTGTCGGCGATGAGTTCGGATCATGCCCCGATGGCGGAAGCCGCCAATGCGCATCAGGTTGAGGTGATTCAGGGGCCTGCGACTTTGATGTTTGGTGGCGGCGCCATTGGTGGTGTGGTGAATGTGCTGGATAACAAAATTGCCCGTCAGCCCCGCACCGAGCTCGAAGGCCATGTGACCGCCAGAGCCAGCAGCAATGACTCAGGGCGAGAACTCAGTGCCGAACTGAACGGTGGTAATGGCCGTTACGCCTGGCACATCGGTGGTTTTGATAAATCCTCTGACGATTACCAGGCCGCTGACTCAGAAACGGTGAACAACAGTGACACGGATGGCAAAGGGCTCAGCTTAGGTCTGAGTCGTACGGATGAAACCAAAGGGTTTATCGGTTTCAGCATTTTTCACAGTGAATATGACTACGCCGTTCCGAATGAAGAGGATGAACAAACCCGCGTTCGTCCAGAGCAAATCCGTTATGACCTTAAGTCCTCCTGGCTATCGCCGTTTTCCGGTGTTGCCAGCTGGGATAACGAACTGTCGTTTAATGATTATGAACACGACGAGCTGACCCGACCCACCGTTGAAGGCCTGTTTGATCAGGAAACCTGGGAGTACAACAGCCGTCTGCGTCATCAGGAGCTGTTCGGTTGGCAAGGCCAGCTGGGCGTTAATGTGCGCTGGCAAACCATGAAGCTTTGTCATGATCACGATGGCTGCTCTGAGATACCCGATTACAGTGATCGTCCCTGGAATGGTGGCCGTGGCAGTTTATTAAGAAATGACTTTCCGTTTGCCCACAATACGCCCATGCCCGAAGCGGAAACGCTGGATCTCGGTTATTACTTTATCGAAAAGACCCATTGGCAACATGAACAATGGGGTAACGGTAATATCGAACTGGGCGCACGGATGGATTTTCGCACCATCTCTCTGGATGAAAAAACGGTCGATCCCAGCTGGCGCCAGCATGAAGGTTATTACGATGACGTGAACTTTGCGCCGCTGACGTTATCGGCAGCAGCAACCTGGAATATTTCTTCCTCACAACGTTGGGCAATCAGTGTCGCGCGTGCTCAGCGAGCGCCGGATGCACAGGAAATGTTCTGGAATGGTGACCATCACGCGACGTTTTCTTATCAACTCGATAACCCTGACCTGGTTGAAGAAACCGCTTACACCCTTGACCTGAACTGGATTCTTACCACGCAACGTTGGTTAACCCGGGTTGCGGTTTATCGTTACGCGTTTGAAGACTACATCTATAACGATTTAAAAGCGCTGGAAAATCCTTACCACCCGGATGATGCGGTGTATCGCTATGAGCAGGCTGATGCTGAGTTTTATGGTGGTGAGGCCAGTGTTGAATACGCCCTTACTGACAGCTTTCAGGTACTGGTACAAAGCGATTATGTCTCTGCACAGTTAACTGAAGCGGTTGATGGCAATAAAAACCTGCCACGCACCCCGCCGGCAACGGCGTTATTACAGTTGGCCTGGCAGCACAATCAGTGGCAGGCCGAAGTGGAAAACCGCTGGGTGATGGCACAAAACAAAGTCGCGTCTCAGGAAACACCGGCGGCTGCTTATCAACATTTTAATGTCCGCATGAATTACAACACGCTGCTGAATTCCCGCTATGAATTGCTGTTGGGATTGCAGGTGAACAATTTGTTTGATGCACCGGGGCAGAATCACGTTTCTTATTTAAAAGAATTTGCGCCATTACCCGGGCGAAACATCAGTTTAACAACGTCGCTTAATTTTTAA
- a CDS encoding trimeric intracellular cation channel family protein, translated as MNEFWQLLDQQHLTTDQVLYWSTLFASVFSAAAGVLDARGKQFDLFGVMIIAFCAALGGGTLRDVVLDRDVFWVYDDSYLIITWMAAIFTFYLARWIHLSSRWFMVPDAAALGLYTVAGTQAALSLEVSWLVASFMGVVTGVAGGILRDILLNEIPVVFHREHTLYATVAWLGSLILIGLHQAGISHTLSAGVTIGFIFFSRLAAIRWNLVLPEYREK; from the coding sequence ATGAATGAGTTCTGGCAGTTGTTAGATCAGCAACACCTGACAACCGATCAGGTGTTGTATTGGTCAACCTTATTTGCCTCAGTCTTTTCGGCTGCCGCTGGTGTGCTGGATGCCCGCGGTAAACAGTTCGATTTATTTGGTGTGATGATTATTGCGTTTTGTGCCGCGTTAGGCGGCGGCACATTACGCGATGTGGTGCTCGATCGGGATGTATTCTGGGTCTATGACGACAGTTATTTAATCATCACCTGGATGGCCGCCATTTTTACGTTTTATCTGGCACGCTGGATTCACTTATCCAGTCGCTGGTTTATGGTGCCGGATGCCGCCGCATTAGGTTTATACACAGTGGCCGGTACACAAGCGGCATTATCGCTGGAAGTCAGCTGGCTGGTCGCCAGTTTTATGGGAGTTGTGACGGGGGTTGCCGGAGGCATTTTGCGCGATATTCTGTTGAACGAAATTCCCGTGGTGTTTCATCGTGAACACACACTGTACGCCACCGTTGCCTGGCTCGGGTCGCTGATATTAATTGGCTTACATCAGGCGGGCATCAGCCATACCCTTTCAGCAGGGGTAACCATTGGTTTTATTTTCTTCTCCCGATTGGCGGCGATTCGCTGGAATCTGGTATTGCCGGAATATCGGGAGAAATAA
- a CDS encoding carbonic anhydrase: MDLKIIEGVLNFRENVYPERKDLFGTLATGQSPHVLFITCSDSRIDPNLVTCADPGDLFICRNAGNIIPPHSNETGGMTASVEYAVAVLGVDDIVICGHTDCGAVKGALNVDQLKGLPHVKEWLSHCRSAMEIVRERNGIDSEACIGHEHLDEAIEENVLQQLQHLRTHPAVAAKLATGKVRLHGWVYDIEKGEIRCSDGGAFVDFRDQYAEEIEAVNEKRFFTE; the protein is encoded by the coding sequence TTGGATCTTAAGATTATTGAAGGCGTGCTGAATTTCCGTGAGAACGTCTACCCGGAACGCAAAGATTTATTTGGTACTCTGGCCACCGGACAAAGTCCACATGTGTTATTTATTACCTGCTCTGATTCCCGTATCGACCCGAACCTGGTGACCTGTGCCGACCCGGGCGACCTGTTTATCTGTCGCAATGCCGGCAATATTATCCCGCCTCACAGCAATGAAACCGGTGGCATGACGGCCTCTGTGGAGTACGCTGTGGCGGTATTAGGCGTCGACGATATTGTGATTTGTGGCCATACCGATTGTGGTGCAGTCAAAGGCGCGTTAAATGTCGACCAGCTCAAAGGTCTGCCACACGTAAAAGAGTGGTTAAGTCACTGCCGCAGCGCGATGGAAATTGTGCGCGAGCGTAATGGCATTGATTCGGAAGCCTGTATCGGCCACGAGCACCTGGATGAAGCCATCGAAGAAAATGTGCTGCAACAGCTTCAGCACTTACGGACTCATCCTGCGGTGGCTGCCAAGTTGGCAACCGGCAAAGTGCGGTTACACGGCTGGGTGTACGATATCGAAAAAGGTGAAATCCGTTGCAGTGACGGCGGGGCGTTTGTTGATTTCCGTGATCAGTATGCTGAAGAAATTGAAGCGGTGAATGAAAAGCGGTTTTTTACGGAATAA